In Sciurus carolinensis unplaced genomic scaffold, mSciCar1.2, whole genome shotgun sequence, a genomic segment contains:
- the LOC124974941 gene encoding LOW QUALITY PROTEIN: uncharacterized protein LOC124974941 (The sequence of the model RefSeq protein was modified relative to this genomic sequence to represent the inferred CDS: substituted 2 bases at 2 genomic stop codons), with protein MGQSMVTPLSLTLDHWQDVQNCASNLLVEVKKKKWVTLCTSEWPTFNVGWPKEGSFNPDLVSQVKSHIFIPGPRGHLDQVPYIVTWENLVFDPPPWVTPFATPKPLLSSLPNKPSLPPPAPLIPVPPQTAQTSRLYPILDKSKPSVSPKSKPRTVLPPEENTLIDLLTEEPPPYPPQPLPDTNPHPDSSEEDEEPPTAGTHPDPSPMVGRHRGRKEPTTSRETSKVFPLRQTGGPNGQYQHWPFSASDLYNWKTHNLSFSSDPVALTSLIESILVTHQPTWDDCQQLLQTLLTSEERQKVLLEARKNVPGDNGRPTQLPNLINEAFPLTRPDWDYNTDEGRNHLRLYRQLLIAGFHGAGRRPTNLAXVRQTVQRADETPTAFLERLKEAYRRFTPFDPDSEEQKGNVSMAFIWQSAPDIRSKLQRLDNLQDFSLADLLKEAEKIYNKRETPEEKEERIRKVQEERDLRYREELDKRDRKRNKEMSKVLAAIAQTGPQETRPGKERGRSRPQVEHDQCAYCKEKGHWVKDCPKNPKRLPNSRRYPNKTPQLLTLDDEDXGRQGQELPPEPRITLQVGEQPVTFLVDTGAQHSVLTQDPGLLSGRTTWVQGATGCKPYRWTTKREVHLASGKVSHSFLHVPNCPYPLLGRDLLTKLKAQICFENGRASISGPNGVPLHILTFNLEDEYRLFEKLPELGKDMDYWLSSYPEAWAETGGMGMAIRQAPIVISLKTTAIPINIKQYPMSRDVYLGIKPHIKRLLDQGILTPCRSPWNTPLLPVKKPGTQDYCPVQDLREINKRVEDIHPMVPNPYNLLSTLPPTHTWYTVLDLKDAFFCLRLSPQSQALFAFEWKDPEEGLSGQLTWTRLPQGFKNSPTHFDEALHQDLADFRTHLRALQLVQNEVWKPLAAAYKEQLEKPTVPHSFKIGDTVWVRRHQNKNLEPRWKGPYTVLLTTPTTIKVDGIAAWVHASHAKAAHPQDSTPAPQESTWRLQRTQNPLKIRLSHC; from the exons aaccttcaacgtaggctggcccaaagaaggaTCCTTTAATCCCGATCTTGTTTCACAGGTCAAATCCCACATCTTCATTCCAGGCCCTAGAGGACATCTCGACCAAGTTCCATACATCGTGACTTGGGAAAACCTGGTTTTTGACCCACCACCATGGGTCACCCCCTTCGCTACCCCAAaacccctcctctcttcccttcctaacaagccctcccttcctcctcccgctcctcttattcctgtccctcctcagaccGCCCAAACCTCTAGACTATACCCTATACTGGATAAATCCAAGCCCTCCGTTTCTCCTAAGTCAAAACCTCGGACTGTCCTTCCGCCCGAGGAAAATACCTTAATAGACCTACTAACAGAAGAACCCCCACCTTACCCTCCTCAACCTCTCCCCGACACCAACCCTCATCCGGATTCCTCCGAGGAGGATGAGGAACCCCCAACTGCTGGGACCCACCCAGACCCCTCTCCGATGGTGGGAAGACACCGAGGGCGCAAGGAGCCTACAACTTCTAGGGAAACTTCAAAAGTTTTCCCCTTGAGACAGACTGGAGGCCCTAACGGTCAATATCAACACTGGCCTTTCTCTGCCTCTGACCTTTATAACTGGAAAACCCATAACCTTTCCTTCTCGAGTGACCCTGTGGCCTTAACCTCTTTGATTGAGTCCATTCTAGTGACCCACCAACCGACCTGGGATGACTGCCAGCAGCTTCTCCAAACTCTCCTCACCTCCGAGGAAAGACAAAAAGTCTTATTAGAAGCCCGTAAAAATGTTCCTGGGGACAATGGGCGTCCCACACAGCTCCCCAATCTGATTAATGAGGCTTTTCCCTTGACGCGGCCTGATTGGGATTACAACACTGATGAAGGTAGGAACCACCTACGTCTCTATCGCCAGTTACTCATAGCGGGTTTCCATGGGGCTGGACGAAGGCCCACCAATTTGGCTTAGGTAAGACAAACTGTTCAGAGGGCGGACGAAACCCCTACTGCATTTCTAGAAAGATTGAAGGAGGCATATCGAAGGTTTACTCCTTTCGACCCAGATAGTGAGGAACAGAAAGGCAATGTCTCTATGGCATTCATTTGGCAATCTGCCCCTGACATTAGAAGCAAGCTACAAAGGTTGGATAATCTGCAGGATTTCTCCCTAGCAGATTTGttaaaggaagcagaaaagatTTACAATAAGAGGGAAactccagaagaaaaagaagagaggattAGGAAAGTGCAGGAAGAGAGGGATTTGAGATACCGAGAAGAATTAGATAAGAGGGATCGAAAGCGTAATAAAGAAATGAGTAAAGTACTGGCCGCAATAGCTCAGACAGGGCCACAAGAGACTAGGCCAGGGAAAGAAAGGGGACGAAGCAGGCCCCAAGTGGAACACGACCAATGCGCCTACTGTAAGGAAAAAGGACATTGGGTAAAAGACTGTCCAAAAAATCCCAAAAGGCTCCCCAACTCAAGGAGGTATCCCAACAAAACCCCTCAACTACTAACTTTGGATGATGAAGATTAGGGACGTCAGGGCCAGGAGCTCCCCCCTGAGCCCCGGATAACTCTACAAGTGGGGGAGCAACCGGTAACCTTCCTAGTGGACACAGGAGCCCAACATTCAGTGCTGACGCAGGACCCTGGACTCCTAAGTGGAAGGACAACATGGGTCCAGGGGGCCACCGGATGCAAACCGTATCGATGGACCACTAAAAGAGAAGTCCACCTTGCCTCAGGTAAGGTCTCCCACTCATTCCTGCATGTGCCCAACTGTCCATACCCATTACTAGGAAGAGACTTACTAACCAAACTAAAAGCCCAGATTTGTTTTGAGAATGGAAGGGCCTCTATAAGTGGGCCCAACGGGGTGCCTCTCCATATATTGACTTTTAACTTGGAAGATGAATATAGACTATTTGAAAAACTCCCCGAACTTGGCAAAGATATGGACTATTGGCTCAGCTCCTACCCAGAGGCCTGGGCTGAAACTGGGGGAATGGGAATGGCAATACGCCAAGCCCCCATAGTGATCTCACTCAAGACCACTGCAATACCTATCAATATTAAACAATACCCCATGTCCAGGGATGTTTACCTAGGCATTAAACCGCATATCAAGCGACTCCTAGATCAAGGCATACTGACACCTTGCCGATCACCCTGGAACACCCCCTTACTCCCAGTCAAAAAGCCAGGGACTCAAGACTATTGCCCGGTCCAAGACTTAAGGGAAATAAACAAGAGAGTGGAAGACATCCACCCCATGGTACCCAACCCTTACAACCTCCTCAGTACCTTGCCTCCCACCCACACCTGGTATACTGTCCTAGACTTGAAGGATGCATTCTTCTGCTTGAGGTTGagtccccagagccaggccctaTTTGCATTTGAATGGAAGGATCCTGAGGAAGGACTCTCAGGACAATTGACCTGGACCCGGTTACCACAAGGATTTAAGAACAGTCCAACACATTTTGATGAAGCCCTACATCAGGACTTAGCTGATTTCCGG ACCCACTTACGCGCATTACAGTTAGTCCAAAATGAAGTCTGGAAGCCCCTAGCGGCAGCCTACAAGGAACAACTGGAGAAACCAACAGTGCCACACTCCTTCAAGATAGGGGACACCGTCTGGGTCCGCAGGCATCAGAACAAAAACCTTGAACCTCGCTGGAAAGGACCTTACACCGTCTTACTGaccacccccaccaccatcaAGGTAGACGGCATTGCAGCTTGGGTCCACGCATCCCACGCGAAAGCTGCACATCCACAAGACTCCAcccctgcaccccaggaatcAACATGGAGGTTACAACGCACCCAAAACCCACTAAAGATAAGACTTTCACACTGTTAA